A single genomic interval of Helianthus annuus cultivar XRQ/B chromosome 13, HanXRQr2.0-SUNRISE, whole genome shotgun sequence harbors:
- the LOC110899245 gene encoding xyloglucan 6-xylosyltransferase 2, whose protein sequence is MLDRILGPRRTRQFHRLLHKSKVTLLCLVLTIVVLRGNLGAGKFGTPEQDFKDIRDTFYQYRTKRSEPRRVLEELHASTDQTTSSSGSTSTTSYAEFDINMLFVDEDEVDVNNDNNGPYSIGPKISDWDEQRADWLKQNPGFSNYVNNNINKPRVLLVTGSSPKPCENPVGDHYLLKSIKNKIDYCRLHGIEIFYNMALLDAEMAGFWAKLPLIRKLLLSHPEVEFLWWMDSDAMFTDMAFEVPWERYKDRNLVMHGWDEMVYDEKNWIGLNTGSFLLRNGQWALDLIDVWAPMGPKGKVRDEAGKLLTRELKDRPVFEADDQSAMVWILASQKERWADKVYLENHYYLHGYWGILVDRYEEMIASYHPGFGDHRWPLVTHFVGCKPCGKFGDYPVERCLKQMDRAFNFGDNQILQMYGFTHKSLASRRVKRIRNDGSNPLEVKDELGLLHPVYKAVKVSSS, encoded by the coding sequence ATGCTGGATCGTATACTCGGGCCACGCCGTACGCGCCAATTCCACCGTCTCCTCCACAAAAGCAAGGTCACACTCCTCTGTCTAGTCCTCACAATCGTCGTCCTACGTGGCAACCTCGGCGCCGGAAAGTTCGGTACACCGGAGCAGGACTTCAAAGACATCCGAGACACCTTCTACCAGTACCGAACCAAGCGGTCCGAGCCGCGGCGAGTCCTCGAAGAGTTACACGCCTCAACCGATCAAACAACGTCGTCATCCGGTTCGACCAGCACGACCAGTTATGCTGAGTTTGATATAAACATGTTGTTTGTAGACGAGGATGAAGTTGATGTGAATAATGACAATAATGGGCCGTACAGTATTGGGCCCAAGATATCAGACTGGGATGAGCAGAGAGCTGATTGGTTGAAACAAAACCCTGGGTTTAGTAATTATgtgaataataatattaataagcCTAGGGTTTTATTGGTGACTGGATCATCACCTAAACCTTGTGAGAATCCTGTTGGGGATCATTATTTGTTGAAGAGTATTAAGAACAAGATTGATTATTGTAGATTACATGGGATTGAGATATTTTATAATATGGCGTTACTGGATGCGGAAATGGCCGGTTTCTGGGCGAAATTGCCGTTGATTAGGAAGTTGTTGTTGAGTCATCCGGAAGTGGAGTTTTTGTGGTGGATGGATAGTGATGCGATGTTTACGGATATGGCGTTTGAGGTGCCGTGGGAGAGGTATAAGGATCGGAACTTGGTGATGCACGGGTGGGATGAGATGGTTTACGATGAGAAGAATTGGATCGGGTTGAATACGGGGAGTTTTTTGTTGAGGAATGGTCAATGGGCGTTGGATTTGATTGACGTTTGGGCTCCGATGGGGCCGAAAGGGAAGGTTAGGGATGAAGCGGGGAAGTTGTTGACGAGAGAGCTTAAGGATCGGCCGGTTTTTGAAGCGGATGATCAGTCGGCGATGGTTTGGATATTGGCGTCGCAGAAGGAGAGATGGGCGGATAAGGTTTATTTGGAGAATCATTATTATTTACACGGGTATTGGGGTATTTTGGTTGATCGGTATGAGGAGATGATCGCGAGTTACCATCCTGGGTTTGGTGACCATAGGTGGCCGCTCGTTACTCATTTTGTCGGGTGCAAACCTTGTGGGAAGTTCGGTGATTACCCTGTTGAAAGATGTTTGAAACAGATGGATCGTGCGTTTAATTTTGGGGATAATCAGATTTTGCAGATGTATGGGTTTACTCATAAGTCACTTGCTAGCAGGAGGGTGAAACGAATTAGGAATGATGGTAGTAATCCTCTTGAAGTGAAGGATGAGCTCGGTTTGCTCCACCCTGTATATAAAGCTGTTAAGGTATCGTCGTCTTGA